The nucleotide window TAAGGGTTGTAGCTGTGACCTCCGGGGGAGAGCTCTCCAAGTTGACCAGAGAGGTCATCTTAGTGAAGCAGGGTAACCAGCCAAGGTATTCCTTTCCCTACCTCTTCCTTCCTGTGGTAAAGATGTTGAGGCCTGACCTGATTCCTGAGGTAGTGAGCGGGGTTGACAACGCCAGAGCAGTGGAGGTGGCTAAGGAACTACTGGACTTTATAGGGGGCAGGATCCCGGTCTTTTATGGAAGCAAGTACCTCGGTGTAGCTAAGAGGTTCAAGCAGGAAATTAACGAAAACGCTAAGTACCCTGCATTTTTCGGGGAAATACCGGAGGTGAACCACAACGAGGTGGAGAGCTACACCCACGGAGAGGGGATAGCCCCAATAGTCCTGGTGGGGAGCGAGATTGACCAGGTCACTGCAGAGCTGATTAACGCCTTTGTCCTCAAGGTGACGGGGATGAGGGACGTGTCCTTTCTAATTCAGGTAGCCGGTTTCCTGTCAGTAGAGTTGGCTAAAAAGCTCGGTGAAGATCCCTCGAAGCTAACGAAGATCCCAGAGGGAAAGAGGCTTGCCCAAAGGATTGGCCGTTGAGGGTGGAGGAACTAAGACCATTGCAGTCGTGTTCCACGGTGTAGAAATATTAGGGGTAGGCATGGCCGGCTCCTCCAACTTGGTAGAGGTGGGAAGGGACAGAGCTGAGAGGGCCTTGAGGGAGGCCATAGGTGAGGCGTTGAGTGAAGCTTCTACGTCGATGGAGGAAGTCCAGGAGTCAGCCTTCGCCTTAGCTGGGGTCGGGGATTCCCCCGGTTTTACGAGGGAAGTTGTGGAGCTTGTGAAGAGCATAAGGGAGGGCGCTGTTATCATGAACGACGGTGAGGCTGCAGTCAGGCTTGCCCACCTCTTTGAGGACGGTGGAGCAGTAGTAGCTGGGACCGGGAGCGTAGGATATATCCAGAGGGGAGGGTCAATGAGGAGGCTTGGGGGATGGGGGTGGTTCTTCGGGGATGAGGGTTCGGCGTCCTATATAGGCAAGAGGGCAATTACCATGGCAACTAGGGCGTTGGACGGCCTTTTGGAGAGTAGGTTACCCGGAGAACTGGAGCGGTTTTACGGGATGGAAATTAGGGACATAATTGAGATGTTTACGAGGAGACCGGACAAGAGCAGGATAGCCTCGTTCGCGAAGGTAGTGGATAGACTAGCAAAGGAAGGAGATCCTACAGCAGTTCAAATCATGAACGAGACTGTGGAATACATCAGCGCAGTCCTGGAAAGGATGAAAAGGGAGGTGACCAGAGTAGCTGGGGTTGGAGGGGTGTTCAACTCAGCATACGTAAAGGAAAGGCTGAAATGGTTGAGAACGTACAGGGGGTACCAGGCTGTTGTGGGTTGCGTGGTGAGCTTGAGGGTTGGATTAAAAGAGGAGGACAGGGATAACCTTCTAACCCAGCTGGAGAAGTTCATGAGCAGGCTAGGAGCTAGGACTGGTTAGCCAAGCTAATTATCTCCCCAGTCTAGTTACCTCCCTGATAAGATAACGGTAGACCTTACCCTTTTAGGCTAGGGGGTACATCTCTTTTACTCAATAAACGAGAAAGAGTTAGCCAATCCTTTTAATACTTCCTTGCTTGACTTAACCTCGCATGATCCTTGCAGAGGGATTAACCAAGGTTTTAGGTGGGAGGGAGGTCATTAACCTTAGCTTTAGGGTCGAGCCTAGATCCGTCACGGGTTTCATTGGTCCCAACGGGGCTGGAAAGACCACTACTATTAAGGTCATCTCTGGCCTCTTGAGGAAGACCTCAGGTAAAATTGAAGTTTTAGGCGAGGACCCTTGGGACAACCCCAGGATTTACGAAAGGATGGCCGTGATCTTTACATCCATTTACCACCCGCAAGAGGTAAGGGTGGTGGAATATCTCAAGGACTTGGGGAGGATATACGGTAAAGACCCCAGGGACATTATACAGGAGTTTGGACTAGAACAGCACCTCAATAAAAGGTTAGGCCAGCTCTCCTCTGGGTTAGCCCAGAGGGTTCAATTGGCTTCAGCTCTACTGAAGGAACCTGAGCTCATTGTAGCAGACGAGCCCACAGCTAACCTAGACCCCAAAGCACGGTCGGAGTTCTACGACCTTGTGAGGAGGCTCTCGAAGAGGGGAGTTACCCTCTTCATATCCTCCCATATCCTATCCGAACTGGAGAAGGTTGTAACTCACGTGGTTTTCATATCCCAAGGGAAGGTAACCTTTTCTGGAAGGATAAACGAGGCAATGAATGCAGGGGAGGAGATTTACCTCCTTGTGGACGACCCGGAGAGGGCTATCACTATCCTCAATGGGGAAATGGAGGGCGGGTACATCAAGGTTAGGGGTGACTTAAGGGAGATCGTTAATAAACTGGACGGTGAAGGGATAAAGATAATTAGCTTAAGGAGGTATTCCCTCGATGAGGCTTTCAAGAAATTTTCAGGTATTTAGGGTTATTTTCAAAGAAAGGTACAGGGAGCCAACCCTAGAGCTTGTCCTGCCTACCATGCTTGTGTCCAACATATTCCTCACAGCGTTTTACGAAAGGTCCGGGTTTCAGCCTTTAGGGATAGTGCTTAGTTTCGTCCCCGTGATCAGCGTCTCCGAGACCTTGGCTTTCGCTATTGGGTTGAGGAATTTGGTATTCGTAACGGGAGATCACCTATATAGGGGTAGCATCATCTCTTTCCTTACCATGCCCGTAAAGAGGGAGCTCCTCTTCCTATTCGTCTACGTAACAGATAACTTTGTACCGTTGGCCATCTGGGTCCTCACCGAGTTCCTCTACTCGTATCTGTCCGGAATAGGGGTACCATCGCTCCTCTTGGTTACCTTTGTGGTTGGGTACTTCTTCTCCGAGAACTTGGTGTTTTTCCTCACTCTCCTTTTTAGAAGCCCTGGGGTCTCCACCCTGCTCGCGATGTTCATCCTAGGTGGGGTGTTCGTATTTGGAGGGGCTATCCTCTATTATCAGCTATTGCAGGGTGCAACAACAGGTCTCTACGCCCTGTCCTTTTCCAACCCTTTTGTCTTGTGGATAGCCAACTCCCTTGGTAAAGACCTGGTCCCTGAGATAGTGACAGGGTTGTTGGTCGACGGGATCCTTGGGACTTTGTTCCTTTTGGTCGACTTTATGATGTTTAGGAGGTTGGAACTATGAGGGGAAGCTTGATCATAGCCTTGGGCATAGCGTTGCTTAGCCTTAGCGCTGTGTCGATAACCCAACACGTGACAATGAATCAGGTTTTGGTAAAGCCTTTCAGCATCCTTGTACCTTCTACTGCCCAGGGAGAGATCCAGGTAGAGGAAAATGCCAGTAATGTCACAGTTTACGTCGAAGTAATACACAACGGTGTGGGGAGCGTGGAACCCCTACCACTTGTCTTGCCCCTCTCCCAAGGGAACTGGACCTTGATACCTTACAGTGAAACTTACGCAGAGGTAGTGAGCAAGGTAGTTAACCAAACTGAACAGCTTAAGTGCGGTAACGTCACCGTACAGAAGGTAGTGAACCAGACCGTGGAGAAGGTATCAGGAAAGGTCAATGTTCCCATTTACGTTAAGATTGACATTTACAGGATGAGGTTAGTGGTAAACCCAGAACTGGTGGGAGGAGTTGGGGTTGGAGCTCTCATTGTGGGTGGAATCCTCCTATCAGGAGAGAAGGTATTAAAACATTAGGGCAGTCTATCTGACTTTCTCCCACTCCAGAAGGGCTAGGGTTCCGCTGAGGTCTTGAGCCTTACTCCCCCCGCGAGAGTTACTCCATTTGACGTTACGAGGGAGGAAGGAGCTTCTTCAACACGTTTACGGTTTTCTTTATTGCTTTCTTCATTATCCCCTTGGTATTGAGGTAGAAATCGACTCCGGCCCTCATCTTTATGGAGTTGACCAGAAGGGAGCGCCACAAAGAAGGGTATGTAGAGAGAGGTTCTTAAAATACTACCCGGCTTAAAAGGCGAGGTTTCCCTTCGTTTATAAACCTTATCTCAGTAGCTGAATTATTGTTTTCTCCATCTGAAGATAAATTCTTGACCTAAGTACGCCCCTAAAGGGTGAATAGAAAGTTCTGAGTTTAATCAGGGAAAGAAGCATCATGAGAGATACCTTGGCTATTTTTCTTGATACCTTACTACCCTCCTCCATATGGCTCCATGGGATCTCCACTTCCACGACCTTAAACCCCATCCTCAAAAAGGAATAGACCAAATTCACGTCAAATATCCAGTCGTTCATAATCAGGTCATCCATGACTTGAGCCACCTTGTCCCTTTTCATCACCTTCAATCCGGCTTGAAAATCCCTGATCTGGCCCAGGGACGGAAAGAATAACTTGGTTGTTAAAATAAACGCTCTGTGTAGGAGACCTCTAGATACGGGAAGGGTGTTAAATACTCTAGTGGTTATTACTAGATCAGCTTGCTCTAATTTCTTTATTACGTTAAATAACGATTCAACCTGAACAGGAAGGTCTGCGTCCAATAAAATGATTATGTCGCCCTTGCTTCTCTTTATTCCCTCTCTCAATGCCCCTCCTTTCCCGAGCCTGGAACTGCTCACGTAAAGGTCCACCGGAAATCTACTTACGATCTCCGGGGTCCTATCGTTCCCATCAAATACGACTATAATCTGGTGGTTCTTAAAGAAACTCGTTAAAGTCTGCAACGTTCTTCCGATCCTTTTCTCCTCATTGTATGCTGGGATAACTATTGAAAGCATGTTATCTCTAATATTTACTAATATTTAATGTTTACTAGGTAGAAATGGTGTTGATTCAAATTATTCTGTAGCTATAGATCCCTCCTATGCCATAAAGGTAAGGCTAGAGGCTTTCCAGGGAACTAAGGCTTGTTGGTCTTGCGCTTGTGCAAATATCTAGTATTATCTAGTACATGGTCTCGCGCTTTAGTGATCATGCAATGTCCACTTGTCGCGAAACAAGGTTTGACCTCTGAAGGGCACAATTGAACAGTATAGTCGAATAATGAATGGTTTTCGGAAGCAACCCACGCAATTACGAAACGGTTAAAGGCCTCACCCCTTAGTACGTGGAGGAAGTCAGTAGAAAGGGGTTTGGGTTTCATCGGATCTCATATAACTTGACATCAACCCTCAACCCTTGTCACGGGAGTCGGGCGGGTCTTCCTTCAACCTCCTCCGCCCCAAGGGCTAACCCCAACCCACTTAGATGGGGTACCGTTTAAGTGGGGGAACCCGAACATCTTGGGCTGTCCATATGCAAGCCTTTCGGGATACATACCCACATCCGGCATTTTACAAAAATATTAGTACGGAGTTATATAAACTTAATACTCTCACTGAAACTGCTTACCACGGCAAGGATACACCAGAGGGTTGAAAAGAGCAAAGTCCCTTGCTCTGACGAGGGCTAGTCCTGAAGTCTTATGAACCCATTAACTCAGACCCAAAAAGGTTTCGTCACCAACTGGGAAACCACGAGCGAACCTCCTTGAGCTGTCAAGACCAGTTTGTGGAAATTTATACGAATTCTACGCGTAGTGTTTCAAGATCTCCATCATCTTTCTTCCGTTCTCAAGCATCCATTGGTCGTTATTGAAGAAAACGTAGACCCTTTTGGGGCTCAGTTCCACTATTTTCATGACGTCTTCCCTCAAATCTTCATCCCGGTAATTGTAAAGGTACCAGTCTCCTCTTCCGTGCATCCGGAGATATACAGTGTCGGAACTCATGGCAATGATGACCCCGATAGGCGAGTCGATAGACACCTGAGTGGATTCTAGGTGTAGATTTGCCTTGTACCACTCAGTGTCTCTGAACTCAATAGCCATTTTCCTCCCTACCTCATGTTCAAACTTGATCACTCTGTCCATGTTTTCCTGGTTTAGCTTAAAGGAAGGAGGAAGCTGGAAGAGGTAGAAGTCAGGGTTCAGCCCTTCAACGCTTTCCTTGAACTGATGCCAAGCATCAAGACTACTAAGCCTCTCCACATGAGTGATGGACCTGTGGACCTTAATTGACCACCTTATTTTGTGTTGTTTCCATTCATCCACTTGCCTTTTAGTCGGGACACGATAGAAACTGAAGTTAAGTTCTACCGCATTGAAACCCGTGTTCTCTTCATACCAAGATAAGTTCCTACCCTTGTTCCAGCTGTAGGACCATCCGGACGTACCTACATAGATTTCCATGAATTTCATCTTCTTTACAAGGGTTAAATTCCTCTTGTCTTGAGTTCGTTCTTTTGCAGGGATCTCCTGAGACGTTCCCACCCTAGCCTTTCATTACCACTTCGCCTTACTTGTGTACCATTTGGTTATGTATGCTATCTAGGAACAGCTGGTAAAGTTGGAATAACTACTTCTTCGTGCCTAAGGTCAACTCGGTGACTAGATCCCCTTGTGGTGGTTAAGGATAGGCTATGACCTCCTCCCCGCCATAAATGCAGGGTTTCCCATCGTTTATAACTAACGTATAGCACCAAGGAAATTATTCGTGATGAGGTGTCATACCTTCACACTTTGGGCATGTCTAGGACACTATCCCTATTACTCATACTCCCTCCATACCTTACCGCAACTTGTGCACTTGTAGAACCTAGTTGGAGGTTCATCTGCAGCCCTGGTCTGTAACATCCAGAAATAGACCTCATCGTTCTTGCAATTTGGACATACTACCCCCTTCATTCTTTGCGTCCCTGTTGGCATTTCCGTCTCAATCACAATCATTCTTTCGTGTTCCGAATGCTTTATTTTAGACGAAATCACGTCCGATTTAACTGCCTCCTCTTCATATCCGCACTTGATGCATCTGTAAACGGACTTACCGTTAACTTTCCTTGGAGTCATCATGGATTTACATTTAGGGCAAAACTTCAAGGTGAGTCAATCATACTACGTTGTCATCTTTTTTTAACTTTTTGGATCTTTTGAGGTTGACGTCCTCCCCGCCATGGCGAGGGCTCCCCTCATCTGTCCGGTTTACATCCCTCATCTGGGGGGATAGTCGAGAGGCTCAGAGAACCCTCCCATACAGGTTCATAACTGCGGTGACGTCCCTGTCCTCATAACCACAGTTAACATAACGATAATATACATGGGCCAGGTCTGGGCAAGACTTCTTTAGGTACAAAGTCCTTAGCAATCCAGATCATATAGACATAACGGTCTCACGGAAACTGTCGACTACGGCTTATCTATGGGTTTATCTAAACTCCTCTTTATCATCTGGACTATCCTTCCACACTCCTCCACCAAGGCGCCCTGGTAACCTCTCCCCACGTGAAAGTTACTGAAATTTACTTCCATCTTTACCCTGCTCTCCTCGAACTCCTTCAAAGACAGGAAGAGGTGCTCAAGAAGGTTACCCCTAAAGACGCAGACCTCCCCTGTAGGAAGGAGTATTGCAGTCCTGGTCTGTTTCAAATCTTCTCCAGGTCCTTAATGAAGGAGTTCCCTAAGCTTATTACGTCCTCGATTGCCTTGTTAATTGCCTCCTTTGGGGAAATTGAGCCGTCCGTAGAGATCCTTAAGATTATCTCGTCCTTTAATGGGTGCGGTAGAAAGTAAGTAGCTAACAGCACTCCCTTCACTTGCCTAAGCCTGTTGGCTAGGAGGTTCCCCAGGGTGTGGTCCTCCCCCATGATCCTTAGCTCTAAGTAGTCCTGGGACTCCTTTTCAACTGCGATTTCCATTTCCCCTCACCGAATAAGGACCGACTTTTCTACTCTCCACATTACCACACAAAGGGCACTTTAAATGTTCATCGTCTACTTTAAGCATGGGGGTTCCGCACACTGAGCAGAGGGCGTAAATAACCCCCAGATCCTTCCCCCTTAGACTGAGCTGAAGGGGATAGGTGAAGGATATGGGTCTAGCCCTAATTACGTCACCTGGTCTGACCAAATCCCTTATGTTCTTGGCGTGCTTGTGGGAGGCTTGGGATACGTGTAGGTAACCCGTAATGGAGGGGCTTACGAACCTCTCCTCAACTCCGCTCACGGAGATCACGGCGTAATCTTCCTTCAGGTTGGAGACCATGCCGTAAACGTACTTGGTTTTCTTCAACTTGTAGACGAAGGTCTTCCTTTCAGGTATAACGTTGCTCTTCCTGTTTATCATATCGTAGAACAGCTTACCCACTATTGAAGCCCTCACTTCACCTTGATTTTCGTAACACCCTTCACCAGGCGTGAACTCCTCTAGAACACCCAGTTGTTCTCCAGGGAGGACTAGTTCTCCTTGCTTTCTCATTTTCACCACGGAAATATATATGGTTCAAGCTTATTGGTTATAATCATTTTCGCTTCCCCAGGCGTTAGGACAGGTTTTTCGTATGAGTAGAGGTCATCAGTCGGTAGCCTAGGGCAGGAGGTAACTACAAATGCGTCTATGTAACTTCTGTCTAGGTTGCGGAGGGAGTCCTTGGTGAGCACCTTACTGGTGACCACGAAGGTCCTCTT belongs to Metallosphaera tengchongensis and includes:
- a CDS encoding SIS domain-containing protein; its protein translation is MYDDWGHQYREAMGLTVPSLAGKVSCTGMGGSGVVCEVVKAFYPLRTDDPDVLIAVSYSGNTWETVERAKQAMSQGIRVVAVTSGGELSKLTREVILVKQGNQPRYSFPYLFLPVVKMLRPDLIPEVVSGVDNARAVEVAKELLDFIGGRIPVFYGSKYLGVAKRFKQEINENAKYPAFFGEIPEVNHNEVESYTHGEGIAPIVLVGSEIDQVTAELINAFVLKVTGMRDVSFLIQVAGFLSVELAKKLGEDPSKLTKIPEGKRLAQRIGR
- a CDS encoding BadF/BadG/BcrA/BcrD ATPase family protein, which produces MPKGLAVEGGGTKTIAVVFHGVEILGVGMAGSSNLVEVGRDRAERALREAIGEALSEASTSMEEVQESAFALAGVGDSPGFTREVVELVKSIREGAVIMNDGEAAVRLAHLFEDGGAVVAGTGSVGYIQRGGSMRRLGGWGWFFGDEGSASYIGKRAITMATRALDGLLESRLPGELERFYGMEIRDIIEMFTRRPDKSRIASFAKVVDRLAKEGDPTAVQIMNETVEYISAVLERMKREVTRVAGVGGVFNSAYVKERLKWLRTYRGYQAVVGCVVSLRVGLKEEDRDNLLTQLEKFMSRLGARTG
- a CDS encoding ABC transporter ATP-binding protein, with the translated sequence MILAEGLTKVLGGREVINLSFRVEPRSVTGFIGPNGAGKTTTIKVISGLLRKTSGKIEVLGEDPWDNPRIYERMAVIFTSIYHPQEVRVVEYLKDLGRIYGKDPRDIIQEFGLEQHLNKRLGQLSSGLAQRVQLASALLKEPELIVADEPTANLDPKARSEFYDLVRRLSKRGVTLFISSHILSELEKVVTHVVFISQGKVTFSGRINEAMNAGEEIYLLVDDPERAITILNGEMEGGYIKVRGDLREIVNKLDGEGIKIISLRRYSLDEAFKKFSGI
- a CDS encoding glycosyltransferase; its protein translation is MLSIVIPAYNEEKRIGRTLQTLTSFFKNHQIIVVFDGNDRTPEIVSRFPVDLYVSSSRLGKGGALREGIKRSKGDIIILLDADLPVQVESLFNVIKKLEQADLVITTRVFNTLPVSRGLLHRAFILTTKLFFPSLGQIRDFQAGLKVMKRDKVAQVMDDLIMNDWIFDVNLVYSFLRMGFKVVEVEIPWSHMEEGSKVSRKIAKVSLMMLLSLIKLRTFYSPFRGVLRSRIYLQMEKTIIQLLR
- a CDS encoding DUF72 domain-containing protein encodes the protein MEIYVGTSGWSYSWNKGRNLSWYEENTGFNAVELNFSFYRVPTKRQVDEWKQHKIRWSIKVHRSITHVERLSSLDAWHQFKESVEGLNPDFYLFQLPPSFKLNQENMDRVIKFEHEVGRKMAIEFRDTEWYKANLHLESTQVSIDSPIGVIIAMSSDTVYLRMHGRGDWYLYNYRDEDLREDVMKIVELSPKRVYVFFNNDQWMLENGRKMMEILKHYA
- a CDS encoding transcription factor S, which produces MKFCPKCKSMMTPRKVNGKSVYRCIKCGYEEEAVKSDVISSKIKHSEHERMIVIETEMPTGTQRMKGVVCPNCKNDEVYFWMLQTRAADEPPTRFYKCTSCGKVWREYE
- a CDS encoding DNA-directed RNA polymerase subunit L; its protein translation is MEIAVEKESQDYLELRIMGEDHTLGNLLANRLRQVKGVLLATYFLPHPLKDEIILRISTDGSISPKEAINKAIEDVISLGNSFIKDLEKI
- a CDS encoding exosome complex RNA-binding protein Csl4, with amino-acid sequence MRKQGELVLPGEQLGVLEEFTPGEGCYENQGEVRASIVGKLFYDMINRKSNVIPERKTFVYKLKKTKYVYGMVSNLKEDYAVISVSGVEERFVSPSITGYLHVSQASHKHAKNIRDLVRPGDVIRARPISFTYPLQLSLRGKDLGVIYALCSVCGTPMLKVDDEHLKCPLCGNVESRKVGPYSVRGNGNRS